From a region of the Anoplopoma fimbria isolate UVic2021 breed Golden Eagle Sablefish chromosome 16, Afim_UVic_2022, whole genome shotgun sequence genome:
- the tspan7b gene encoding tetraspanin-7b translates to METKPVITCLKTLLIVYSFVFWITGAILLAVGVWGKLMLGPYISLIADNSTNAPYVLIGTGTVIIVFGLFGCFATCRGSPWMLKLIKGTFHRTYTDAVLNYNAEDEASRAVDNLQHRLRCCGVYNYTSWLGSVYYPSNGIPASCCFNSSDCNPDDLRNTTLAPSKVYHQGCYELVTSFMETNMAIIAGVTFGIAFSQLIGMLLACCLSRIITANQYEMV, encoded by the exons ATAACAGGAGCCATCCTGCTGGCAGTGGGAGTATGGGGAAAGTTGATGCTGGGCCCGTACATCTCTCTGATCGCCGACAACTCCACCAACGCCCCGTACGTCCTCATCGGCACCGGGACCGTCATCATCGTTTTTGGCCTGTTCGGATGCTTCGCCACCTGCAGAGGAAGCCCATGGATGCTGAAGCTG ATAAAGGGGACCTTCCACAGGACGTACACCGACGCAGTGCTGAACTACAACGCCGAGGACGAGGCTAGCCGTGCTGTTGACAACCTGCAGCACAGG CTGCGTTGCTGTGGAGTGTATAACTACACCAGTTGGTTAGGCAGTGTGTATTACCCGTCCAACGGAATTCCCGCCAGCTGCTGCTTCAACTCCTCCGACTGCAACCCGGATGACCTCCGCAACACAACTCTAGCCCCGAGCAAGGTCTACCACCAG GGCTGCTACGAGCTGGTCACTTCATTCATGGAGACCAACATGGCCATTATTGCAGGAGTGACGTTTGGGATCGCCTTCTCACAG ctGATTGGCATGTTGCTGGCCTGCTGTCTGTCCAGGATCATCACAGCCAATCAGTACGAGATGGTTTAG